The DNA region GGCCTCCAAGACTGCTTGACCTCCCCGTGGTTATCCGTATTGGTTTTCCTGCCCCGCCGAACAGCCCCCTTTCATGGAACGCCCGGAAACCGCTCTTGTCCGCTGCGAATTCGGCCGGGGCCTCCTGCAGAAGGCCCTTCTCCGCTTCTTCCGGATCGCGGTCGCCGCCGCCTTCAACCTGATCATCCTCCTGCTGCTGGTCGGACTGGGGATCGAGATCGTCCGGAGCATCGGGGAGCTCGCTCCGACGCTGGTGGGAGCCGCCCCGGCCTGGAGCTTCCGCAACCTGGTCGCCAGAACGCTCTCGCTTGTCGTGCTCCTCGAGCTCTTGCGCGCCTTCGTCGAGTACTTCCAATTCGATCGGATCCGGCTCCACGTGCTCTTGGAGGCGGCGGCCGCTTTCGTCTTGCGCGAGCTGATGCTCTCGCTCTTCGACGAAAAGATCTCCGGGGTCAACGTGCTCATTTGGAGCGTCGCGGTGGTCGTCCTTGTGATCGGTCGGTCGATCGCGCTCTTTTCCTCTCCGCAGAATCTCTGGCCCCCATCCGGCAAGCGGCCGCTTCCGGAAACGCGCGCCGAGGGCTCCCAAGCCGGCCGCCCGATGGTCGACTAGCAGATACGCGGCAGCTGCTCGCCCGGCAGTAGCGGGAGCAGGCGCCGTCCGCCGATCACAGGCGACCCCTTCCAGCAGCTCCTCCACCGCCATTTCTCACCAGTGCGAGCTTTCGCGCGAGAAAGGTGCTGGTCGAGTCGCTTGCGAGCCGTTCCGGCCGCCAGGATCGAGTGAGATTTTCATTCGATTTGCCTTAAGGCGAGCGCTGCAAAGCGCAAAAAGCCGCTTGTGGAGCAAGGCTCCGCCCGATCGTAGGCTTTGCGGAAGGAGAAGAGGTGGGGTTTTGATACCTGCTCAACAACGCAGCACTCGGAAGAGGTGAGTAAAGAGGCTCTTCCAAGGATAGGCGCTGCTCATCGAGAGGAAGACGCGGCGGACGCTGACGCGGACCAGCGTGCCGATCTTAAAGAGCTTGAGCCGTAGGGTGTCGACCTGGGCCTCGGCCCAGTCCGTTCCTCGCAGACCGAGCCGTCGCAGCGCTTCCAGGTACTCGGCTTTGGCGACCACCCGGCGCTCCCTCGACCAGCTGCTCAAGGTGCGGTAGGCAAACTCGGTAAAGAAGCGGGCCGACTTGCCACTCGACTCGTGCAGACGACGGGCTTGCTCCATCGACCCCTGAATGGTCCGGCACAAGCGCTCGTTGCGCGCCAAGCCGAAGAGGTAGTCGACTTGATTGGCTTCGCACCAAGCCATGATCTCTTCCCGGCAGAAGCCCGAATCGGCCCGGAGCACGATCCGGACTCCGGGCCAACGGGTACGGAGTTGTTCCACGATCCGGCTCACCTCCGTAAGGGAGCCCGCCGACGCATCCTGGTTCGATGGCCGAAGCCGGACGCCAAGGAGTTGATCGCCAGCAAAGATGTAGAGCGGCAAATAGCAGTAGGAGTCGTAGTAACCATGGAAGAAGCGCTCCGGCTGATGTCCGTAAAGGGGGATGTCGGTCGCATCCAGATCGAGCACCACCTCCTCAGGGGGCTGGGGATGCGATTGGAGGTAGAGATCGACCAGAAGACGGTCGATCGCTTCGGCCGAGTAGTCGATCTTGTGGTAGCGCTCGCTTCGACCCACCAGTTCCAGCCGGTTGAGCGTGCTCTTGCCCGCCAGATCCTCTTCCAGATCGCTTTTCCCGCTCAGGAGAGCAACCAGCGGATCGGTCCGCAACTGCTCATGGTCGTCGAGGTCTTCGTAGCCCATCGCAATCCCGAAAATGCGCTGGGCAAGCATCTCCCGTACCCGATGCACAATGCGTTTCGGATGGCGTCGATCCACGAAGCAACCCTCTAACCGTCTTAACAAACCGATCTTCCGATCCGCTTCCCGCAACAGAATTGCGCCCCCATCGCTGGAGATCCGACCCGCGGTAAATCCCGCTTCCACCCGTCGCGAAAAATGATCTGTAAACGCAAAAGTCTCTTGGCTACACTCTGTCAGGGAAGGCCGTTTCTTTTTCCTGGTTGTAGTAACGTGTTGTTAACGCACTTATACCAGGGAAAGACGGCCTTTCCTATGCCCTTTTGCCGGATTTTTTGCCTTCCGCTATGCCTGCCATTGGTGAGAAATCGGGGCTAAGGCCGACAGGCTGCTAGCAGATCCGCGGCAGCTGCTCGCCCGGCAGGAGCGGGAGCGGGCACCGCCCGCCGATCGCGCTCCGCAGGAGCGCCTTGCCCGGATGCTCTCCGACGACTCGCCCGATGACGGCGGCCTGCGGCCACCCGTTCCTCCTGAGCTCGGCAACCGCCTCCTCCGCGACCCCGGAGGCGACCACGGCGGCGAACCGCCCTTCGCAAGCCACGTAGAGCGGATCGATTCCCAGGATCTCGCAGGCCGAGGCGACCGGATCCTCCACCGGAATCGACGCCTCGTCGACCTCGATCCCCCGGTGGCTCTGCTGGGCCGCCTCCGCCAGGACGGTGGCCAGCCCCCCCCGGGTGGCATCGCGCAGGAAGTGGATCTGCGGCCCGAACCGGTCGAGCAGCCGGAGAACCGCATCGTGCAAGGGAGCGGTGTCGCTCGCGATCGTCGATTCGAAGGAGAGGCCTTCCCGCACCGAGAGGATCGCCGCGCCATGGTCGCCCACCGGCCCGTTGAGAAGGATCCGGTCGCCTTCCCGGATTCTCCCGGCCGAGATCGCGGCGCGGGGGTGGAGATCCCCTATTCCGGTCGTGTGCAGAAAGATCCCGTCGCCCTTGCCCCTTTCGACGACCTTCGTGTCGCCGGTCACGATCGCCACCGAACATTCGGCGGCGGCCTGCCGAATCGAGCAGAGAACCTTCCAGAGGTCCGCGACCGGAAGCCCCTCCTCCAAGATCAATCCCAAGGCCAGATAACGGGGCCGGGCGCCGCACATCGCCAGGTCGTTGACCGTCCCGTGGACGGCGAGCCTGCCGATGTCTCCTCCGGGGAAGAAGAGGGGAGAAACGACGAAGCTGTCGGTCGTCATCGCGATGCGGCCCCCCGCGGCCACCACCGCCCCGTCATGCCTTTCGGCAAGCTCAGGACTGCCGAACAAGCCGAAAACGGGCTCGAGCAGCTTCTGCATCAACACCCCGCCGCTCCCGTGGCCGAGCTGGATCTCGGAGAAGTCGAGCTTCGGCAGCGGACAGGAGAAGCCTGGATTCATGTTTGGCCGCCGCCCGCGCTTCCGGCTCCCTCCCCCGAGCCGATCCCGGCGAAATGATAGTAGGCGGCGCAGGCTCCCTCCGAGGAGACCATGGGCGCCCCCTTGGGGGTTATCGGGGTGCACTCCTTGCCGAAGAGCGGGCACTGGTGCGGCTTGAGAATCCCCTTGAGGATCAGCCCGGCCCGGCAGCCGCTTGCCGCCCCCCTTCCGCCGGAATCGAGCGCAAACTTGAGGCGCGCGTCGAAGGCCTTCCACTCCGGGCGTAGATCGAGCCCGCTCCCGGGGATCGTGCCGATCCCCCTCCACTCCCGATCGACGCGGGCGAACACCCGCGCCAGCAGGGCCCGCGCCTCCGGATTCCCCTCCCGGCGGACTACCCGGCGATAGGCGTTTTGCGCCGTCGCCCTTCCCTCTTCCAACAGGACGACCAGCTCGAGGATCCCCTCGAGCAGGTCGAGCGGCTCGAAGCCCGTGACCACGATCGGCACCCGGTGGCGCGCGGCCAGCTCCTCGTACTCCTCGTATCCCATGACGGTGCAGACGTGGCCTGCGGCCAGGAAGCCGTCGATCCGGCAGTCGGGATCGGCCAAGAGCGCTTCCATCGCGGGCGGAACGAGCACATGGGCGGAAAGGAGCGAGAAGTTGCGCAGGCCCTCCCGGGCCGCATGAACGACCGCAAGGCCGTTGGCGGGAGCCGTCGTCTCGAAGCCGATCGCAAAGAAAACAAACTCCTTGGCAGGGTTCTCCCGCGCCATCCGCACGGCCTCCAAGGGAGAGTAGACCATGCGCACATCCGCTCCGGACGCCTTGGCTTCCCGCAGGCTCTTCCGCGAACCGGGAACCCGCAGCATGTCCCCGTAGGAGCAGAGGGCGACCCCCCGCTCGGCGAGCTCCACGGCTTGGTCGACCAGGCGAAGGGAAGTGACGCAGACCGGGCAGCCCGGTCCGTGGACGAGCGTGATCTCCTTCGGCAGAAGCGAGAGGATCCCATACTTGACTAGGTTGTGCGTCTGCCCGCCGCAGACCTCCATGATCCGCCAAGGGCGGGTGACTCGTTCGCCGATCCGGGCCAAGATCCGCCCGACGAGCACCGGATCCCGATACTCGGAGAGCAGCTTCATGGCGGGCCCCCCCGGTCGTCTCCGCCGTCTGTCGGCGCCCGGGCTGCTTCTTCCACCTCCTCAACCTCTCCCATCTCCCGCAGCAGGGCGAAGGTCTTTTCCGCTTCCTCCGCGTCCACCCGGGCGATCGCCAGCCCCACATGGACCAGGACGTAATCCCCCTCCCGCGCCTCCGGCAAGAGCTCGAGGTTCACCTCCTTGACCACCCCGCCGAAGCTCGCCTTTCCCATCCGGAAGCCGCCCGGAAACGGGGTATAGATCTCCTTCAGTTCGCCAGGAATTGCCAAGCACATCGGCTAGCCCCCTTCCTTTCCGCCCGTCATCGCCCTGCCCGCAGACGTCGGGCTTCTCTCCCTAAGCCGGCCGGCCGCCCAGGCCGAAGCGACCATCTGGCCGAAGGAGATGCTTTCGTCGTTCGGCGAAAGCTCCCGGCAAATATAGACCGAAAACCGATCGCCCCACAAAGCGTCGATCAGGTCGACCAGGAGCCCGTTCTGGAAGACCCCTCCGGCCAGCGCCATCCTCCGGCAGCCGGTCCGCTCGGCGACCCGCCCGGCAACTTCGGCCAGGGAAAGATGGAAGCGGAACGCGATCTCCTCCGGAGGCACGCCGCGCTGCCGATCGCAGGCGACCCCTGCCAGCAGCTCCTCCAGCCGCACGGTCCCCGCCGGGGAGACCGTCAGCGGATAGGGGGTGCCGGGCTTCGTCCCTTTCCTGATCCCTCCCAGCGATCGGGCGCGGCGGACCGCCAGCGTCTCGAGCCGCCCCGCCGCCTCTCCTTCATAGGAAGCCCGGTCGCATAGGCCGAGGAGGCTCGCAACCCCGTCGAAGAGCCGGCCGACGCTCGTCGTTCGCAAAGCGCTTCCCCGCTCCAGAAGATCACGGTAGACGGACCGTTCGGCCGGACGGAACTTCGCGGCGAGCACTCCTTCCATAGCTTCGCTGGAGCGCCAGAGGCCGAGCGCCGCAAGGCGCGGCTCCCGAATCGCCTTCTCGCCCAAAAGGAGCGGAAACTCCTCGAAGTGGGCCGCCCGCTCCATCCTGCCGTCGCGCCAAAGAAAAAACTCGCCTCCCCAAATCACGCCGTCCTCTCCGAGCCCGGTCCCGTCCCAGATAACCCCCAGGACCGGCTCCCGTCCCCAGAGCAGGGAGTTCTCCGCCAACACCGCCCAGAAATGGGCCCGGTGGTGCTGCACCTTCTCCAAAGGGAGACCCAGTTCCCGGGCGATGGCCGCTCCCTCCTCGCTCGAGACGTATCCCGGGTGGAGGTCGACCACGATCCGTTGCGGATCGAAGGAGAGAAGACGCCGGAGATGGGCGAGCGCGCTGCGGAAATGCTCCTGGGCCTCCCAGCTCTCGAGATTCCCCAGGTATTGAGAGAGATAGATGTTCCCCTGATGCGCCAGGCAGACGGTCGCCTTCTGCTGCGCGCCCATCGCCAGAACGGCCGCGTCCGAATCGACGGCGAAACCCCGAGGCAGGTAGAGCGGGGCGAATCCCCTGGCGCGGCGCAAGAGGATGGGACGGCCGAAAAAAGGAGAAAGCCGGGCCACCGAATCATCCAACGGAGTGGCGATTTCCCGGTCGTGGCTTAGGATCGCATCGGAGACCCCGCCCGCCGGGCCGAGCATCTCCGCCTCGGTCGTCAAGATCGGGCATCCCGATAGATTGGCGCTCGTCGCCACGACCGGGCCGCCGAGCCGGTCGAGAAGCAGGGCGGGCAGCGGTGCAGAGGGAAGCATGATCCCCAGGGTATCCTCGCCCGGCGCGACACCGGGGGCGATCCGGCTCGGGCCACTCCTCCGCTGCAGAATCAGGATCGGCTTCTCGCGGCGCAGCAGCCACCGCTCTTCTTCCGGGCGAAGTTGGACCTCCTGCCGGATTCGGTCGGGATCGGCGAAGAGCAGGGCCAGGGGTTTGGTCGGGCGGTGCTTCCTCCGGCGCAGCTCGGCCACGGCTTTCCCGTTCTCCGCGTCGACCAGGAGGAGATATCCGCCGATTCCTTTGAGGGCGACGATTTGGCCTCGAGCGATTCGGTCGGCGGCTCCCTCGATCGCCCCGCTCCCGGAAGCCGCAACCCGTCCTTGCGGGTCGAGCAGCGTGACCCTCACCCCGCAGGCGGGGCAGGAATTGGTTTGGGAGTAGAAGCGCCGATCGGCGGGGTCGCCGTATTCACGGGCGCATTCCGGGCACATCCGGAAGCGGTCCATCGTGGTCCGCTCGCGATCGTAGGGGAGAGCGCGAATGATCGAGTAGCGCGGACCGCAATCGGTGCAGGTGATAAAGGGATAGCGAAACCGGCGGTTCTCGGGATCGGACATCTCCCGCCGGCAACGCTCGCAGAGGTCGAGATCGGGAAGCAGCAGGACCGTCGCCCTGCCCCCTTGCCGGCTCTCCCGCACCGCGAAGGCGGAGCTCGCCTCGGGCGACACCTCCCGGATCTCCACGCCGGTCACCGACGCGATGGGGGGATAGTCCCGGACCAGGGCCGCGCAGAAGCGCTCCAGCGCCTCCGCCTCCCCCTCCACCTGGATGTGGACCCCGTCGGCACCGTTGGTCACCCAGCCGGCCAGCCCCGACGCACGCGCCAGCCGGTAAACAAAGGGCCGGAACCCCACCCCTGCACCTTTCCCTCCAGGTGGATCCGCCGCGCCTCCACCCTCCGGCCCACCCTACATCCCTCCCGTCCAGAGCCAGAAGACCCCGATTCCGATTGCAAACCCGCCGGTCGCCAGGCGGGCGGCCCGAAAGCCCCGGCTTCCGGGCGTGATCGGCCGGGAAACCCATTTCCCCAGGACCCAGGAAAAGAAGGCCATGCCAAGGATCGCCCCCAGTCCGAAGCCGCCGATGTATCCGGCAGCCGCCGCCCCGTTCGGAAGGGCGAGCACCGGAAGGGCGGCCAGGAAATGGTGGCTTCCCGCCACTCCGTGAAGGAGCCCGATCCCGAGCGGGGCGGGATGGCGGTGGGTCCGGCCCGCCCGATCCGCCTCCGCGCGGAAAGAAAAGGAGTCGCCCGGGGCGGAGAGGGGGAGAGCGATCCGGCTCCGGAGAGCGCGCCGGCAGGACCAGACGCCGATGGCCACCAGCACCGCTCCCACGAGCCGCTCCCCCCAGTGCGAGAGGACCGCGGTGGGGACGGCGCCGCGCAGCCCCAAGGCGAGCACGCTCAAGACCCAGACCCCGCCGCTGTGCCCGAGCCCCCAGGAAAGCCCGATCCGCCAGGCGCCGCTACGCCTCTCGAGCGAAAGAGGAGCGATCGCCGCCAAATGATCCGGCCCGGTGAGCGCATGCACGATCCCGGCAAGAAGCCCCGCCCCGAAAGCGGCTGCAAGCAAGAAGTCCACTCTCCCCCCCGCCTACTCCGCCGCCTCCTCCGCCTGATAAAACGCCTTCTCGCGAAGCCACCCATCCTCCACCCAGCGGAGCCATTCCTCCATCCCCTCTCCCGTCTTAGCGGAAAGGAGGAGCGAGTCGAGGCCCGGCCGCAGCCGGTGGGCGAACTCGGTGCATTCTTTTACGGAGAAACTGACGTAGGGGAGGAGATCCGCCTTCGAAAGAAGCAGGAGATCGGCTCCGTGAAAGGCCTCGGGATATTTCCGCGGCTTGTCCTCCCCTTCGGTGACCGAAAGAATCACCACCCGCTTGCCTTCTCCCAGGTCGAAGAGCGCGGGACAAATCAGGTTGCCGACGTTCTCGATCCAGAGAATCCCCCGGAACGGCAGCGGCAGCTCTTCGAGCGCGTGGCTCACCGCGTGGGCGTCGAGGTGACAGCTCCTGCCGGTCTGAATCTGCAGGGCGGGAACACCCGTCGCGCGGATCCGCTCCGCGTCGAGATCGCTCTGCTGATCGCCTTCGATGACCGCCATGGGAATCCTCCCCCGAAGCGCCTCGAGCGTCCGGGCGAGCAGGGTCGTCTTGCCGGAGCCGGGGCTCGAGATCAGGTTGACCGCGAAGATGCCGCCGCGGCGGAAGACTTCCCGGTTCCGGCGGGCGAAGGCCGCATTGGCCTCGAGCAGGTCGGCCTCCAGATCGATCCTCCGTCCCTCCGACGACTCATGGGGATGGTCGTGTCCGTGGGGGAATCCGTGCTTGTGTCCTTCGCCGCCGCATCCGCAAGTCGCACACATGGTTTTCCCTTTCTTCCCGCCGCCGCAAGCACCGCCGGTTCAATCCACCACGATCTCCCCCAGGCGGAGCCCGATGTCCTCCTTAACCAACAATCGATAGCTTCCGCACTGCCGGCAGGGTTGCGCAAGCTTCGCCACCCGGCCCTCGCATCCGCAATCAAGGCAGACCGCCCGGGCCGCAACCGGATGGATCTCGAGAAGCGCTCCCTCGGCCAAGGTTCCGCGCGCGGCGACCCCGAAGGAGAAGATCATCGCCTCCGGCTCCACCATCGCCCGCGGCCCCACGCGGACCTCCACCCGGAGGACCCTCCGGTAGCGGTGGCGCTCGGCCTGCTCTTGGAGAATCCCGAGGATCGACCGGCAGAGAGAGAGCTCGTGCATCGACAGCCGTCTCGATTCGCCGGGAAAGCCGTCTTCGCCCAGCAATTCTCAGCACATCTTCGCTCCGATTTCGGCCGGCGTCAGCAGAAAAAACGCCTGAACCCATTTCCGGCTTCGCGGCTGCGAAATTTGTAAGAAATGGCGGAGCGAGGCGGCTTTGCACCGTCAACGGCTCGCGGAAAACGGCATTTCCGGAAGGGCGCCCGGAAGGCGCAGAAGGCCGCCCCGCCGTCCGCAGGGCCTTCCGGTCCGGAGGCGCGCCGGCTCGCTTTCCGGCGTCCGGCAGGGATCGAGGAGTCCGCCGAAGGGTTCGCCGTAGAGGTGGCTCGGGTGGCTCCTCCTTCCGCCGATCCGCCCGCTCCGACTCGCGCCGGACCGACCGCCTGCGGCCTGATCCGCCGCCGAGATCCCCGCCGGCATGGAAGCGCGCCTCCCCAAGGGTCGGCTCTTTCTCTTTGCCCGACCGCGCGAACAGACCCCGCGTC from Methylacidimicrobium sp. AP8 includes:
- a CDS encoding phosphate-starvation-inducible PsiE family protein, with product MERPETALVRCEFGRGLLQKALLRFFRIAVAAAFNLIILLLLVGLGIEIVRSIGELAPTLVGAAPAWSFRNLVARTLSLVVLLELLRAFVEYFQFDRIRLHVLLEAAAAFVLRELMLSLFDEKISGVNVLIWSVAVVVLVIGRSIALFSSPQNLWPPSGKRPLPETRAEGSQAGRPMVD
- a CDS encoding IS1380 family transposase; the encoded protein is MTECSQETFAFTDHFSRRVEAGFTAGRISSDGGAILLREADRKIGLLRRLEGCFVDRRHPKRIVHRVREMLAQRIFGIAMGYEDLDDHEQLRTDPLVALLSGKSDLEEDLAGKSTLNRLELVGRSERYHKIDYSAEAIDRLLVDLYLQSHPQPPEEVVLDLDATDIPLYGHQPERFFHGYYDSYCYLPLYIFAGDQLLGVRLRPSNQDASAGSLTEVSRIVEQLRTRWPGVRIVLRADSGFCREEIMAWCEANQVDYLFGLARNERLCRTIQGSMEQARRLHESSGKSARFFTEFAYRTLSSWSRERRVVAKAEYLEALRRLGLRGTDWAEAQVDTLRLKLFKIGTLVRVSVRRVFLSMSSAYPWKSLFTHLFRVLRC
- the hypE gene encoding hydrogenase expression/formation protein HypE, translating into MNPGFSCPLPKLDFSEIQLGHGSGGVLMQKLLEPVFGLFGSPELAERHDGAVVAAGGRIAMTTDSFVVSPLFFPGGDIGRLAVHGTVNDLAMCGARPRYLALGLILEEGLPVADLWKVLCSIRQAAAECSVAIVTGDTKVVERGKGDGIFLHTTGIGDLHPRAAISAGRIREGDRILLNGPVGDHGAAILSVREGLSFESTIASDTAPLHDAVLRLLDRFGPQIHFLRDATRGGLATVLAEAAQQSHRGIEVDEASIPVEDPVASACEILGIDPLYVACEGRFAAVVASGVAEEAVAELRRNGWPQAAVIGRVVGEHPGKALLRSAIGGRCPLPLLPGEQLPRIC
- the hypD gene encoding hydrogenase formation protein HypD, which translates into the protein MKLLSEYRDPVLVGRILARIGERVTRPWRIMEVCGGQTHNLVKYGILSLLPKEITLVHGPGCPVCVTSLRLVDQAVELAERGVALCSYGDMLRVPGSRKSLREAKASGADVRMVYSPLEAVRMARENPAKEFVFFAIGFETTAPANGLAVVHAAREGLRNFSLLSAHVLVPPAMEALLADPDCRIDGFLAAGHVCTVMGYEEYEELAARHRVPIVVTGFEPLDLLEGILELVVLLEEGRATAQNAYRRVVRREGNPEARALLARVFARVDREWRGIGTIPGSGLDLRPEWKAFDARLKFALDSGGRGAASGCRAGLILKGILKPHQCPLFGKECTPITPKGAPMVSSEGACAAYYHFAGIGSGEGAGSAGGGQT
- a CDS encoding HypC/HybG/HupF family hydrogenase formation chaperone — protein: MCLAIPGELKEIYTPFPGGFRMGKASFGGVVKEVNLELLPEAREGDYVLVHVGLAIARVDAEEAEKTFALLREMGEVEEVEEAARAPTDGGDDRGGPP
- the hypF gene encoding carbamoyltransferase HypF, whose translation is MGFRPFVYRLARASGLAGWVTNGADGVHIQVEGEAEALERFCAALVRDYPPIASVTGVEIREVSPEASSAFAVRESRQGGRATVLLLPDLDLCERCRREMSDPENRRFRYPFITCTDCGPRYSIIRALPYDRERTTMDRFRMCPECAREYGDPADRRFYSQTNSCPACGVRVTLLDPQGRVAASGSGAIEGAADRIARGQIVALKGIGGYLLLVDAENGKAVAELRRRKHRPTKPLALLFADPDRIRQEVQLRPEEERWLLRREKPILILQRRSGPSRIAPGVAPGEDTLGIMLPSAPLPALLLDRLGGPVVATSANLSGCPILTTEAEMLGPAGGVSDAILSHDREIATPLDDSVARLSPFFGRPILLRRARGFAPLYLPRGFAVDSDAAVLAMGAQQKATVCLAHQGNIYLSQYLGNLESWEAQEHFRSALAHLRRLLSFDPQRIVVDLHPGYVSSEEGAAIARELGLPLEKVQHHRAHFWAVLAENSLLWGREPVLGVIWDGTGLGEDGVIWGGEFFLWRDGRMERAAHFEEFPLLLGEKAIREPRLAALGLWRSSEAMEGVLAAKFRPAERSVYRDLLERGSALRTTSVGRLFDGVASLLGLCDRASYEGEAAGRLETLAVRRARSLGGIRKGTKPGTPYPLTVSPAGTVRLEELLAGVACDRQRGVPPEEIAFRFHLSLAEVAGRVAERTGCRRMALAGGVFQNGLLVDLIDALWGDRFSVYICRELSPNDESISFGQMVASAWAAGRLRERSPTSAGRAMTGGKEGG
- a CDS encoding nickel transporter — its product is MDFLLAAAFGAGLLAGIVHALTGPDHLAAIAPLSLERRSGAWRIGLSWGLGHSGGVWVLSVLALGLRGAVPTAVLSHWGERLVGAVLVAIGVWSCRRALRSRIALPLSAPGDSFSFRAEADRAGRTHRHPAPLGIGLLHGVAGSHHFLAALPVLALPNGAAAAGYIGGFGLGAILGMAFFSWVLGKWVSRPITPGSRGFRAARLATGGFAIGIGVFWLWTGGM
- the hypB gene encoding hydrogenase nickel incorporation protein HypB encodes the protein MCATCGCGGEGHKHGFPHGHDHPHESSEGRRIDLEADLLEANAAFARRNREVFRRGGIFAVNLISSPGSGKTTLLARTLEALRGRIPMAVIEGDQQSDLDAERIRATGVPALQIQTGRSCHLDAHAVSHALEELPLPFRGILWIENVGNLICPALFDLGEGKRVVILSVTEGEDKPRKYPEAFHGADLLLLSKADLLPYVSFSVKECTEFAHRLRPGLDSLLLSAKTGEGMEEWLRWVEDGWLREKAFYQAEEAAE
- the hypA gene encoding hydrogenase maturation nickel metallochaperone HypA, whose amino-acid sequence is MHELSLCRSILGILQEQAERHRYRRVLRVEVRVGPRAMVEPEAMIFSFGVAARGTLAEGALLEIHPVAARAVCLDCGCEGRVAKLAQPCRQCGSYRLLVKEDIGLRLGEIVVD